The proteins below come from a single Desulfomicrobium escambiense DSM 10707 genomic window:
- a CDS encoding TonB-dependent receptor plug domain-containing protein: protein MTRFQQAFMLLLALVLAHPASAQEAEYVLGEIVVKSDKPGVEDVTNVAEVTAEDIEMRGATTLNEAIEMLPGVYIRTAADGTPRIDVRGFRTRHIKLLINGTPFQSTYDGQFDPASIPAENIARIVLTKGASSVLYGAGGTAAVINIITKGGEQGMHGSVGVRAGEVDSYLGKASLSGGSEKGFFFGSVSSLNSKAYPISDDFDRNAAQDSDNRENSDRDRDSAFFNGGYNISDSTKLGAVFSYTGGSYGKPPSVITDSKDPFGKTAKYERLEDYSEVGTQFNLRHEFDFPLSLDTAVYANQRNELTKTFKDDTYDAINGKSRSTSSVAGASLRASYDFDVLGVLTTAVNGENQSWDESGFSTNTKGKKTDIGVNQDLQEYSAGLEYTITPIDQVTLVAGGSHVAQTGPESETATDWTYLLGASYRPFEGTTLSANHARKVRFASVRNLFDSASGNPDLEPEVAKHFEIGLTQELPFKTVFSGSIYRIEAQDMIEKVATPTILDPKKETYTNFEEYLFHGFEVGLENTFFDSLWIKTAYNYLDSEDKSDGSERDELQYRPRDTVSLEGKYICPFGTTLYAGLQYVANQYTYNDDATLKKRMDDFTLVDLKLSHAFLEKALSVYAGVNNLFDEDYEESYGFPRPGRTLYCGIDYFF, encoded by the coding sequence ATGACCCGATTCCAGCAGGCCTTCATGCTTCTCCTCGCCTTGGTCCTGGCACATCCGGCATCCGCCCAGGAGGCCGAATATGTCCTGGGTGAAATCGTTGTCAAATCCGACAAGCCCGGCGTCGAAGACGTAACCAACGTCGCCGAGGTCACGGCAGAAGACATCGAGATGCGCGGCGCAACCACTCTCAACGAAGCCATCGAGATGCTGCCGGGCGTGTACATCCGCACCGCGGCCGACGGCACCCCGCGCATCGACGTCCGTGGCTTCCGCACGCGCCACATCAAGCTGCTCATCAACGGCACACCCTTTCAGTCCACCTACGACGGACAGTTCGACCCGGCCTCCATCCCGGCCGAGAACATCGCCCGCATCGTGCTGACCAAAGGCGCCAGTTCCGTGCTCTACGGGGCCGGCGGAACCGCCGCCGTCATCAATATCATCACCAAGGGCGGCGAACAGGGCATGCACGGTTCCGTGGGCGTACGGGCCGGGGAGGTCGATTCCTACCTTGGCAAGGCTTCCCTGTCCGGCGGAAGCGAAAAGGGATTTTTCTTCGGCAGCGTGAGCAGCCTCAATTCCAAAGCATATCCGATTTCCGACGACTTCGACCGGAATGCGGCGCAAGACTCCGACAATCGTGAAAACAGCGACCGTGACCGCGACAGCGCCTTTTTCAACGGCGGGTACAACATCAGCGACAGCACCAAGCTCGGCGCAGTCTTCTCTTACACCGGCGGCAGCTATGGCAAGCCGCCGTCCGTCATCACCGACAGCAAGGACCCCTTCGGAAAGACGGCCAAGTACGAACGCCTGGAGGACTACAGCGAGGTGGGCACCCAGTTCAACCTGCGCCACGAGTTCGATTTCCCCCTGTCTCTCGACACGGCCGTATACGCGAACCAGCGTAACGAACTGACCAAAACCTTCAAAGACGACACATACGACGCTATCAACGGCAAAAGTCGTTCCACAAGCAGCGTAGCTGGCGCATCCCTCCGCGCCAGCTACGACTTCGATGTACTCGGCGTCCTTACGACCGCCGTCAACGGCGAAAATCAAAGCTGGGACGAATCTGGGTTCTCCACGAACACTAAAGGCAAGAAGACCGACATCGGTGTGAACCAGGATCTGCAGGAATACTCGGCCGGACTGGAATACACCATCACTCCCATCGATCAGGTGACTCTGGTCGCCGGTGGCAGCCACGTCGCCCAGACCGGCCCCGAATCGGAGACGGCCACGGACTGGACCTATCTCCTCGGTGCGAGCTACCGCCCCTTCGAAGGCACCACCCTCTCCGCCAACCACGCCCGCAAGGTGCGCTTCGCCTCAGTGCGGAACCTTTTCGACTCCGCATCCGGCAACCCGGATTTAGAGCCCGAAGTTGCGAAGCATTTCGAAATCGGCCTGACCCAGGAACTACCGTTCAAGACGGTTTTCAGCGGATCGATCTACCGGATTGAAGCTCAGGACATGATTGAAAAGGTTGCGACTCCGACCATTCTTGATCCAAAAAAGGAAACCTACACGAATTTTGAAGAATATCTATTTCACGGGTTTGAAGTTGGACTGGAAAACACGTTCTTCGACTCGCTTTGGATCAAGACAGCATACAACTATCTGGACTCCGAGGATAAATCTGACGGCTCCGAACGCGATGAATTGCAGTACCGTCCCCGTGACACTGTTTCGCTGGAAGGTAAATACATCTGCCCCTTCGGCACGACTCTGTACGCAGGACTCCAGTACGTGGCCAACCAGTACACGTACAACGATGACGCCACCCTGAAGAAGCGCATGGACGACTTCACCTTGGTCGATCTCAAGCTGAGCCATGCCTTTCTGGAAAAGGCCCTGAGCGTCTACGCCGGCGTCAACAACCTCTTCGACGAGGATTACGAGGAAAGCTACGGCTTCCCCCGGCCCGGCCGGACGCTGTACTGCGGCATCGACTACTTCTTCTGA
- a CDS encoding ABC transporter ATP-binding protein: MNLTLQNVSAAGIAGPLYSGVDLEVGPGECLCITGPTGSGKSTLLRTMAGLHPPGPGGKVLLDGQPVSEALPGRIGLILQNPDTQLLCPDVGSELAFGLENLLVPADEMTGRMLQAMSRVGLDPAETPLDRPVGTLSIGQKYKILLASMLVMDPAVLLLDEPCAQLDQSGIEALDAFLGHFLAAGGSVVLCEHDPTALTVIQRTLGIADAALRDTVRPAPVPLSSPPHLAENPFMAILSSASLELGDRRIWGNLNFMLRKGEIAIIHGDNGSGKTSLLRCLTGFQALSSGTAEVLGLPPTPAKLRGRVGLLVQNPARQLTADTVLEEVSFPLGYRKLPEARRLELAGEILDGLGLSGLAHRPPFLLSHGEQHLVALASVLAVEPELLLLDDPFVGLDPASAARVWDILHTLSRGGSSVVCALHRRPATHGAHSIHRLDRTGLTPC; encoded by the coding sequence ATGAACCTCACGTTGCAAAACGTCAGCGCGGCCGGCATCGCCGGCCCGCTCTACTCCGGGGTCGACCTCGAGGTCGGCCCCGGGGAATGCCTCTGCATCACCGGCCCCACCGGCAGCGGCAAATCGACGCTGCTGCGGACCATGGCCGGGCTGCATCCCCCCGGTCCCGGCGGCAAGGTCCTGCTCGACGGCCAACCCGTGTCCGAAGCCCTGCCCGGCCGCATCGGGCTCATCCTGCAGAACCCCGACACGCAGCTCCTCTGTCCGGACGTCGGCTCCGAACTGGCCTTCGGCCTGGAGAACCTGCTCGTGCCAGCGGACGAGATGACCGGCCGCATGCTGCAGGCCATGTCCCGCGTCGGACTCGACCCCGCCGAAACGCCCCTGGACCGGCCCGTCGGCACGCTGTCCATCGGCCAGAAGTACAAGATTCTCCTGGCCTCAATGCTGGTCATGGACCCGGCCGTCCTGCTCCTCGACGAACCCTGCGCCCAGCTCGATCAGTCCGGCATCGAAGCCCTCGATGCCTTTCTCGGACATTTTCTGGCCGCGGGAGGCAGCGTCGTGCTGTGCGAGCACGACCCCACCGCGCTCACGGTCATCCAGCGCACTCTCGGCATCGCCGACGCCGCCCTGCGCGACACCGTCCGCCCGGCCCCTGTCCCGCTTTCGAGCCCGCCGCATCTCGCCGAAAACCCCTTCATGGCGATCCTTTCGTCCGCATCCCTGGAACTGGGCGACAGGCGCATCTGGGGCAACCTGAATTTCATGCTGCGAAAAGGCGAAATCGCCATCATCCACGGTGACAACGGATCCGGGAAGACCTCTCTCCTGCGGTGCCTGACGGGATTCCAGGCCCTGTCATCGGGAACGGCCGAAGTCCTGGGTCTGCCCCCGACTCCGGCGAAGCTGCGCGGGCGGGTCGGCCTGCTGGTCCAGAACCCCGCCCGGCAGCTGACTGCCGACACGGTCCTGGAGGAAGTCTCCTTCCCCCTGGGCTACAGGAAGCTGCCCGAGGCGCGCCGCCTCGAACTGGCCGGCGAGATCCTGGACGGCTTGGGCCTGTCCGGGCTGGCGCACCGCCCGCCCTTTCTCCTGAGCCACGGGGAGCAGCACCTCGTCGCCCTGGCCTCGGTCCTGGCCGTGGAGCCGGAGCTGCTCCTCCTCGACGACCCCTTCGTCGGCCTCGACCCCGCCAGCGCGGCCCGGGTCTGGGACATCCTGCACACCCTCAGCCGCGGCGGATCATCCGTCGTCTGCGCCCTGCACCGCAGGCCCGCAACGCACGGGGCGCACAGCATCCACCGTCTCGACCGCACGGGGCTGACCCCATGCTGA
- a CDS encoding ECF transporter S component, giving the protein MRNHMLGFTLQESLFLGFCSLLILSTKLLLRLNLKVPGHSMFFLILFLLLAALCVRKPWGATMAAVMAGLLGMFTGSGKLGPLGLVSYVLPALVVDFCVPFLRRSRKNLLAFAFAGFLAAGARAPVSLFSEWMVGMDLQVLMLSTAIKTGSGMVFGALGALPVPALLTKLEARGLLHTTNPNDSGAAS; this is encoded by the coding sequence ATGCGTAACCACATGCTCGGCTTCACCCTGCAGGAATCCCTCTTCCTGGGCTTCTGCTCCCTGCTGATCCTGTCCACAAAGCTCCTGCTGCGCCTCAATCTCAAGGTGCCGGGACACTCCATGTTCTTTCTGATCCTTTTCCTGCTGCTGGCGGCCCTGTGCGTCCGCAAGCCATGGGGCGCGACCATGGCGGCGGTCATGGCCGGGCTGCTGGGCATGTTCACGGGCAGCGGCAAGCTCGGGCCCCTGGGGCTGGTCAGTTACGTCCTGCCCGCCCTGGTCGTGGATTTCTGCGTGCCGTTCCTGCGTCGAAGCCGCAAAAACCTGCTGGCCTTCGCCTTCGCCGGATTCCTCGCGGCCGGGGCCAGGGCCCCTGTCTCGCTGTTCTCGGAATGGATGGTCGGCATGGACCTACAGGTCCTGATGCTCAGCACGGCCATCAAGACGGGAAGCGGCATGGTCTTCGGAGCCCTGGGCGCCCTACCCGTGCCGGCCCTGCTGACCAAGCTCGAAGCCCGCGGACTTCTTCACACCACCAACCCCAACGACTCGGGAGCTGCGTCATGA